Part of the Pedobacter roseus genome is shown below.
GAACTTAAAACTGAAAACCGTAAACTGTTAATTGAAAACTGTTTCTCAATACTTTCGATATGATTTTCATGAATCTCATGCGGAGCGATAATAAACTTCCAGTTGGGGTATTTTTCTGGCAGGACCGATAATATTTTTTCATCTTCCGGCCAGGTACTTCCGCAAACTAATGTTGGCGAATTACCAATAAAGCTTTCGATAAGGTGAAGCGGTTTGGGCGATTGCGCATTTTCGTAAACACGATCAAAACGTGTGTCGCCATTAATGATCACGTTATTTAACCCGATTGATTTTAAAAGATTTTCACTTTCCTTATTCTGTACAAAGAAATAAGTAACAGATTTTAAAATATTGCGGTAAAAACCACCATACCATTTAAAAAATGCCTGACTTTCTCTAAAAATGCCTGAAATTACATATAAATGTATGCCCTGATCTTTCAGTTCCTTAAAATAGAAATGCCAGAATTCGTATTTGGTAAAAATGGCCATTTCTGGATTAATGCTTGCAATGAAACGTTTAGCGTTAGCCGGAGTATCTATCGGGAGATAAAAAACATCAGCCAGTGCATAATTTTTCCTGATTTCATATCCCGAAGGAGAAAAAAAGGTAACTACTATTTTCTTGCCTGGATAAAGTGTTTTCAGTTTTTCTAAAACCGGACGGCCCTGTTCAAATTCGCCTAAAGAAGCAAAATGAAACCATACATGTTTTTCGGCA
Proteins encoded:
- a CDS encoding 3-deoxy-D-manno-octulosonic acid transferase — encoded protein: MARRYEITLMLLLYIIGIRVYSLLIRIFSLFNPKAKLFINGRKNVYTQIAQKINPAEKHVWFHFASLGEFEQGRPVLEKLKTLYPGKKIVVTFFSPSGYEIRKNYALADVFYLPIDTPANAKRFIASINPEMAIFTKYEFWHFYFKELKDQGIHLYVISGIFRESQAFFKWYGGFYRNILKSVTYFFVQNKESENLLKSIGLNNVIINGDTRFDRVYENAQSPKPLHLIESFIGNSPTLVCGSTWPEDEKILSVLPEKYPNWKFIIAPHEIHENHIESIEKQFSINSLRFSVLSSQLNVDSSQISNLKSQILIIDNIGMLSSLYQYGNLAYIGGGFGTGIHNTLEAAAFGLPVIFGPKYDKFQEAKDLIAIGAAKSISSTAELINAFEGLAENQTAVELARKYVNDKKGATDQIISMITKSDRP